The Nostoc sp. 'Lobaria pulmonaria (5183) cyanobiont' genome window below encodes:
- a CDS encoding thermonuclease family protein produces MVESYQKNTEFLLLVKKHLSVIYADSYRDLETGKVIKVIDGDGLLVRKGEESLNIRLAYIDAPEHNQEYGLDSKKWLENQFSNTASVIAIRFIALDEKHGRHIADVFINGYSLSWLMVITGNAWAYYDFLTTEIEASYLDAQYFARKKYRLGLWTNNLFPTPPWIYRAEEKGEKISLLMEPNRTSRATLESMIKKSEDIQEKIIDLENRSEFNRNYCPMRYYEQVYLDQIQYTAIMCKGVDWDLKSGYNGVEGDEVNILFFQIAVKAAKGDEEAVYEYTAWKRALYKAVGKVHLPRYYEKRLTQEWVDTLIRRVENWIIKSSSVID; encoded by the coding sequence ATGGTTGAATCATATCAGAAAAATACTGAGTTTCTATTGCTTGTTAAAAAACATCTTTCAGTTATTTATGCTGACTCGTATAGAGACCTAGAAACTGGTAAAGTCATAAAAGTTATAGATGGTGATGGTTTACTAGTCCGTAAGGGTGAAGAGAGCCTAAATATTCGTCTTGCTTACATCGATGCACCTGAGCATAATCAAGAATATGGATTAGACTCAAAAAAATGGTTAGAAAATCAGTTCTCAAATACAGCGTCTGTAATAGCCATAAGATTTATTGCTCTTGACGAAAAACACGGACGCCATATTGCTGATGTTTTTATAAATGGTTATTCCTTAAGCTGGCTTATGGTCATAACAGGCAATGCTTGGGCTTATTATGATTTTTTAACTACAGAAATTGAAGCCAGTTACTTAGATGCTCAATACTTTGCTAGAAAAAAATATAGATTAGGACTATGGACTAACAATTTATTTCCTACTCCACCTTGGATTTATAGAGCAGAAGAAAAGGGTGAAAAGATAAGTCTTTTGATGGAACCTAATCGTACCTCAAGGGCTACGCTTGAATCAATGATAAAAAAATCCGAAGATATTCAAGAGAAGATTATAGACCTAGAAAATCGCAGCGAATTTAATCGTAATTACTGTCCAATGCGATATTATGAACAGGTTTACTTGGATCAAATACAATATACAGCCATAATGTGTAAAGGTGTAGATTGGGATTTAAAAAGTGGGTATAACGGTGTAGAAGGAGACGAGGTTAACATCCTGTTCTTCCAAATAGCAGTGAAAGCAGCTAAGGGAGATGAGGAAGCGGTTTATGAATACACGGCTTGGAAAAGAGCTTTGTACAAAGCTGTGGGTAAAGTCCATCTGCCAAGATACTATGAAAAACGCTTAACCCAAGAATGGGTAGATACTCTTATTCGTAGGGTAGAAAATTGGATTATTAAAAGTAGCAGTGTGATTGATTAA
- the thrB gene encoding homoserine kinase: MSVVSAITVTVPATTANLGPGFDCIGVALKLYNEFKFTRLEEGGLTIDITGTEAERVQTDENNLLYQAFVKFYQHIEQTPPTVKIEIKLGVSLARGLGSSATAIVGGLVAANQLEGTPMSQSQVMELAIAMEGHPDNVVPALLGGCRLAATSGAGWEICDVPWHKDVVPVVAIPDFELSTSKARSVLPTEVSRADAIFNTAHLGLLLRGLETGNGQWLKTALQDKLHQPYRKALIPGYDALNIAAVSAGAYGMVISGAGPTLLALVDKLHSKAVEAAMLAAWQEEGITAEVRSLSLDTQGAKSF, encoded by the coding sequence ATGTCTGTTGTTTCTGCCATCACTGTTACCGTTCCCGCCACAACTGCAAATTTGGGGCCTGGTTTTGATTGCATCGGTGTAGCATTAAAGCTGTACAACGAGTTCAAGTTCACTCGGCTCGAAGAAGGTGGGTTAACTATTGATATCACTGGTACAGAAGCTGAACGAGTTCAAACTGATGAGAACAATCTTCTTTACCAAGCGTTTGTCAAGTTCTATCAACATATAGAGCAAACACCGCCGACTGTGAAAATAGAGATTAAGTTAGGTGTCTCGTTGGCGCGGGGTTTGGGTAGTTCGGCGACAGCAATTGTTGGTGGGTTGGTTGCGGCTAATCAACTTGAGGGTACGCCTATGAGTCAGTCGCAGGTGATGGAGTTAGCGATCGCAATGGAAGGACATCCTGATAATGTAGTTCCAGCTTTGTTGGGAGGATGTCGTCTTGCTGCTACCAGTGGCGCAGGTTGGGAAATTTGTGATGTTCCCTGGCATAAAGATGTTGTACCAGTTGTGGCTATTCCTGATTTTGAACTTTCCACTTCAAAGGCGCGGAGCGTTCTGCCAACTGAAGTAAGTCGCGCCGATGCGATTTTTAATACGGCACATTTGGGGTTATTATTGCGCGGCTTGGAAACTGGTAACGGACAATGGTTAAAGACAGCTTTACAAGATAAGTTGCATCAGCCCTATCGCAAAGCTTTGATTCCTGGTTATGATGCTCTCAACATCGCAGCTGTTAGTGCTGGTGCTTATGGTATGGTGATTAGTGGTGCGGGACCGACACTGTTAGCTTTGGTGGATAAGTTACACTCAAAGGCAGTAGAGGCGGCGATGCTAGCTGCTTGGCAAGAAGAAGGAATTACAGCCGAGGTGCGATCGCTTTCTCTCGATACCCAAGGCGCAAAAAGCTTTTAA
- a CDS encoding universal stress protein — MFKKILVALARSEIGQQVFKEALDLAKLTQASLMLLHVLSSEEEGSPYVPMLSNMDYYPGMTSQSFELYQQQWDTFKNLGIQMLQSFSAQANTAGVTTEFTQNVGNPGRIICDLAHSCGADLIVMGRRGHSRLMELFLGSVSNYVLHHGPCSVHVVHLSATPKIDEVVKETTSAFSVN, encoded by the coding sequence ATCTTTAAAAAGATTCTAGTTGCATTAGCTCGCTCGGAAATAGGGCAACAGGTTTTTAAAGAAGCATTGGATTTAGCAAAATTAACACAAGCTAGCTTAATGTTACTTCATGTCCTATCTTCGGAAGAAGAGGGTAGTCCTTATGTACCTATGCTGTCTAATATGGACTACTATCCAGGAATGACCAGTCAAAGCTTTGAGTTATACCAACAACAGTGGGATACCTTTAAAAATCTAGGAATCCAGATGTTGCAATCTTTCTCTGCTCAAGCAAACACAGCAGGTGTCACTACGGAATTTACACAAAATGTTGGTAATCCTGGTCGCATTATTTGTGATTTAGCCCATAGTTGTGGCGCTGACCTAATTGTTATGGGGCGTCGGGGTCATTCTCGGTTGATGGAACTGTTTCTCGGTAGTGTGAGTAACTACGTTCTTCACCATGGTCCTTGTTCAGTGCATGTTGTGCATCTTTCAGCTACTCCTAAAATAGATGAAGTTGTCAAAGAAACTACAAGCGCTTTCAGCGTTAACTAA
- a CDS encoding AAA-like domain-containing protein → MQGKFCYVFSSRQMGKSSLRLQTRHKLEQASYSCVSINMTRIGNGNITPAQWYKGIVVDLLRSFNVFSKVNIKAWWSEREDLPALQRLSQFVEDILLVELKTEKIFIFIDEIELLLSGLVTKQQGQLIVKNRIYEEVFNQTWVEKQLAKLRPYSQALNAWVASEHRDNSRLLRGTALLEALAWSQGKSLSDLDYQFLAASQECDRREVETWLEAERTKEVKARLVQEQKAARFQRLFFLKVVLPTPPSPWMRITFAPRLMRVWSSAIWRSRPTKLESKSWGLASLPSILGIWLIFSECWVVLNP, encoded by the coding sequence ATTCAAGGGAAATTTTGTTATGTATTTAGTTCCCGACAGATGGGTAAATCTAGCTTGCGGTTACAAACAAGGCATAAATTAGAACAAGCAAGCTACAGTTGTGTTTCTATCAACATGACTCGCATCGGCAACGGCAATATTACTCCTGCTCAATGGTATAAGGGCATAGTAGTTGACTTATTAAGGAGCTTTAACGTCTTTAGCAAAGTTAATATAAAAGCCTGGTGGTCGGAGCGTGAAGATTTACCTGCATTACAGCGATTGAGCCAGTTTGTTGAAGATATTTTATTAGTTGAACTAAAAACTGAAAAAATATTTATTTTTATTGATGAAATAGAACTGCTGTTGTCGGGTTTAGTAACCAAGCAGCAAGGGCAACTAATAGTAAAAAACCGGATTTATGAAGAGGTTTTCAACCAAACTTGGGTAGAAAAACAATTAGCAAAATTGCGACCCTACTCCCAAGCATTGAATGCTTGGGTAGCCTCAGAACACCGTGATAATTCCCGACTATTGCGCGGGACAGCCTTACTTGAAGCTCTAGCTTGGTCACAAGGCAAAAGCTTGAGTGATTTGGATTATCAATTTTTAGCAGCTAGCCAAGAATGCGATCGCCGAGAAGTTGAGACATGGCTAGAAGCAGAACGAACTAAAGAAGTTAAAGCTCGACTAGTTCAAGAGCAAAAAGCAGCTAGATTTCAAAGATTATTTTTTCTAAAGGTGGTTTTACCAACACCGCCTTCACCCTGGATGAGGATAACTTTTGCTCCCCGACTGATGAGGGTGTGGAGTTCGGCTATTTGGCGATCGCGCCCCACAAAGTTAGAATCTAAATCTTGGGGTTTAGCGTCATTGCCTTCTATATTGGGAATATGGCTAATTTTTAGCGAATGTTGGGTTGTTCTAAATCCCTGA
- a CDS encoding AAA-like domain-containing protein yields MPLDINQFPFNVGLPIKLPEFSLEQMQELPVRHGLDWAKGEKGLEKLAPLLAMIGGHPYLARLALYNLGHQTVTLEQLLKEAPTIAGIYSNYLRHHLANLQEHPELAIALKRVVTSPTSVQLEAIAAYKLESMGLVKLEGNQAMPSCELYQLYFREQLT; encoded by the coding sequence ATCCCGTTAGATATTAATCAATTTCCTTTCAATGTGGGGCTACCGATTAAGTTACCAGAATTTAGTTTAGAGCAGATGCAAGAATTGCCAGTGCGTCATGGACTCGATTGGGCCAAAGGTGAGAAAGGATTAGAAAAGCTGGCTCCTCTACTAGCAATGATTGGTGGTCATCCTTATTTAGCTCGTCTGGCTCTTTATAACCTGGGACATCAAACAGTAACTCTAGAACAGCTACTAAAAGAGGCTCCCACAATTGCCGGCATCTATAGCAACTATTTACGGCATCATCTAGCAAATCTCCAAGAACATCCAGAACTGGCGATCGCGCTCAAACGGGTAGTTACCTCTCCAACAAGTGTGCAATTAGAAGCGATCGCTGCTTATAAATTAGAAAGTATGGGTTTGGTAAAACTTGAAGGAAATCAGGCAATGCCTAGCTGTGAGTTATATCAGCTGTATTTCCGAGAGCAATTAACTTAA